A part of Ignavibacteria bacterium genomic DNA contains:
- a CDS encoding T9SS type B sorting domain-containing protein has protein sequence MKIKTAILSLVLFFILTTSLRLKSQTYTISHDIPWHTENQNMWGPNGTPFNLNFNYELFHIEFDTTISIGYMEEILGEQVGAMFNINTHMLLGSTFDMHGWTTGWIDVDYPVRVNYEIPNNYTFNPGEVVTIHTDYEVLPGWDLYSHFPQAGVISLDLDYGFGLDINADVCLFGCDNIQIVDVNMPDDSIAIFYLNGQTGEVAYPCVDPNSLFGFTICHDDILPITFNNLFGIGLSGWITLPYIETTDWLDDSDPCHQILGANGDSAYAGIDLDIIQFLHFLAGFIPPPQGPAIQQFLDMLHGTYNFSIISVEYNLLSAHLGMSNTLQQDLTFTPTVYSIFTFPTPVEYWITDPHNGDQVVNQGVSDSISFPTCMDFKYRYPCYNWPQMPIGMAAHLGNDFNNHVWDSIAFNFIVQALEFTITIDLPFKSAIVVPEFCIPLPDSSQTENTNNEVCSPAITGEELSQLKQLSENGNTGTYDDGNNGTDPHILDWSFHIGPLIDINLPLGYIPLTWYDNTWELAGFQDTTFQGIVMIPNPEFELVSITHSDNVCAGDSIGTITVTVANGTLPYIYTWSNGVVDTTNATSDSITGLLSGTYSVTVSDINGCTHTASATIIETNPPIFMQLIPVNVLCHGDSTGIIYSQVTGGTPPYTYQWTPLGGNGPNATNLPAGIYTLSITDAVGCPKVDSTTITEPATSLSVVLDSLEHVLCYGGNNGFLAITASGGTPPYSYIWSNGSTNEDISNLYANTYTVTVSDAHHCTITLSETINQPTLLSGVIIPTHVTCYGLLNGSANLIVAGGTPPYQYLWSTGDTTEDIANLPTGTYSVTITDSHLCTASAEVFIQQPFAPLSATYETTDVLCHGYSTGAINLSPTGGTPAYSYQWSSGQTTQDLNNIPAGSYFVTITDFNGCTETYSITINEPPTYVSTQLQVTDVRCHGEVNGSINLTVSGGVPPYQIQWSNGSSNEDIGTLLSDWYFVTVVDAHGCIIVDSAFIREPGKLYADVTQNTVICINDTAHIYVSATGGTPGYTFNWNNGLHDTLIHIWPTVNTNYSVTVTDTHGCISTVGTTVQVRPPLSGIITINDSIICNGELIIFSGLINGGNGHHIIILNDTLSIASLPYTIYPESSASYVIKVEDDCNTPPIYYYFNVLVIPSPPNNLQADIISGCAPLTVHFIESSPDENQTYWWNFGDSNSANVSESKIPIHTFVNPGNYTVSLTTTNIYGCQTQQIIPNLIHVYANPEAKFVTDPYTITMLNTNINFINLSTGATSYYWNFGDGDSSSFENPYHQYPSIPAQYNAYLVAISEHGCLDTSWQRIEVMGEYTFYTPTAFSPDNDSKNEVWRVYATNINFSTFELVIIDRWGEVIFETKDIEKTWDGRAKNGDKLVPVGTYTWIAKFKDNHNITRIKTGPITIIH, from the coding sequence ATGAAAATAAAAACAGCCATATTATCTTTAGTTTTGTTTTTCATATTAACAACATCACTACGGTTAAAATCTCAAACTTATACGATAAGCCACGATATACCTTGGCATACCGAAAACCAAAACATGTGGGGACCCAATGGAACTCCTTTTAATCTAAATTTTAATTACGAACTCTTTCACATTGAATTTGACACAACTATTTCTATTGGTTATATGGAAGAAATTTTAGGAGAACAAGTAGGAGCGATGTTTAACATCAATACCCATATGCTTTTAGGTTCAACTTTTGACATGCATGGATGGACAACAGGCTGGATAGATGTTGATTATCCGGTTCGTGTAAATTACGAAATTCCTAATAATTACACATTTAATCCGGGCGAAGTGGTTACCATTCATACCGATTATGAAGTTCTTCCTGGATGGGATCTGTATAGCCATTTCCCTCAAGCAGGAGTTATTTCACTCGATTTAGATTATGGTTTTGGTTTGGATATTAACGCTGATGTTTGCTTGTTTGGTTGTGACAATATTCAAATTGTAGATGTTAATATGCCTGATGATTCCATTGCTATTTTTTATCTTAATGGACAAACAGGTGAGGTAGCATATCCTTGTGTAGATCCAAATAGCTTGTTTGGATTTACAATTTGCCATGATGATATATTACCCATTACTTTTAATAATCTTTTTGGTATTGGTTTGAGTGGTTGGATAACTTTACCTTATATCGAAACTACTGACTGGTTAGACGATAGCGACCCATGTCACCAAATATTGGGTGCAAATGGTGATAGTGCATATGCAGGTATAGATTTAGATATTATTCAATTTTTACATTTTTTGGCCGGCTTTATCCCACCACCACAAGGTCCTGCCATTCAACAATTCTTAGATATGCTTCATGGCACATATAATTTTAGTATTATTTCAGTAGAATATAATTTGCTTTCGGCTCATTTAGGTATGAGTAATACATTGCAACAAGATTTAACTTTCACACCGACTGTTTATTCAATATTTACTTTTCCTACTCCTGTTGAGTATTGGATAACTGATCCTCACAATGGCGACCAAGTGGTCAATCAGGGGGTGTCGGATAGTATCTCGTTCCCAACATGTATGGATTTTAAGTATCGATATCCATGTTACAACTGGCCCCAAATGCCAATTGGTATGGCAGCACATTTAGGAAACGATTTTAACAACCACGTTTGGGACAGCATTGCTTTTAATTTCATTGTTCAAGCGTTAGAATTTACAATAACGATAGACCTGCCCTTTAAATCGGCCATCGTTGTTCCCGAGTTTTGCATTCCTCTTCCAGATAGTTCTCAAACCGAAAACACAAATAATGAAGTATGCTCTCCTGCTATTACTGGTGAAGAACTTAGCCAATTGAAGCAATTAAGTGAAAACGGAAATACAGGAACTTACGATGATGGTAACAATGGAACAGATCCTCATATTTTAGATTGGTCATTTCATATAGGACCGTTAATTGACATAAACTTACCTTTAGGTTATATACCTCTAACTTGGTATGACAACACTTGGGAATTAGCCGGATTTCAAGATACTACATTCCAAGGCATTGTAATGATACCAAATCCAGAATTTGAACTTGTTTCTATTACTCACAGCGACAACGTATGTGCTGGTGACAGTATTGGTACTATTACAGTTACGGTGGCCAATGGAACCTTGCCATATATTTATACATGGTCAAACGGAGTTGTTGACACAACCAATGCTACTTCTGACAGCATTACCGGCTTATTAAGCGGAACATATAGCGTAACTGTAAGTGATATAAACGGTTGTACTCATACCGCATCGGCTACCATAATTGAAACCAATCCACCTATTTTTATGCAATTGATTCCGGTAAATGTATTATGCCATGGTGATAGTACAGGTATAATATATTCACAAGTTACAGGCGGAACACCGCCATATACATATCAGTGGACTCCATTGGGAGGTAATGGACCCAATGCTACCAATTTACCCGCCGGAATCTATACGCTATCTATAACGGATGCTGTTGGTTGTCCTAAAGTGGACAGTACTACGATAACAGAACCGGCAACATCTCTTTCGGTTGTGCTCGATTCGTTAGAACATGTATTATGTTATGGCGGGAATAATGGTTTTTTAGCAATTACAGCAAGTGGAGGAACGCCTCCATATAGTTATATTTGGTCAAATGGCTCAACTAATGAAGATATATCTAATTTATATGCTAATACATATACTGTAACGGTTTCTGATGCTCATCATTGTACAATTACACTATCAGAAACAATTAATCAACCTACATTACTATCAGGTGTTATCATACCAACTCATGTAACCTGTTATGGATTATTAAACGGAAGTGCAAATTTAATTGTTGCAGGTGGCACACCTCCATATCAATATTTATGGAGTACAGGTGATACGACTGAAGATATTGCTAATTTACCAACAGGAACGTATTCGGTAACGATAACAGATAGTCATCTGTGTACGGCAAGTGCTGAAGTCTTTATACAACAACCTTTTGCTCCGTTGTCGGCCACATATGAAACAACTGATGTTTTGTGTCATGGATACTCAACCGGTGCTATAAATCTTTCGCCAACTGGTGGTACACCTGCATATAGTTATCAGTGGAGTAGCGGACAAACAACGCAAGATTTGAATAATATTCCTGCTGGTAGCTATTTTGTTACTATAACTGACTTTAACGGTTGTACAGAGACGTATTCTATAACAATTAATGAGCCTCCAACCTATGTAAGCACACAACTTCAAGTAACGGATGTGCGTTGTCATGGTGAAGTTAATGGATCAATTAATTTGACCGTATCGGGTGGGGTTCCTCCCTACCAAATTCAATGGTCAAATGGTTCATCTAATGAAGATATTGGTACATTATTGTCAGATTGGTATTTTGTTACCGTTGTTGATGCTCATGGTTGTATAATTGTTGATTCGGCATTTATTCGTGAACCTGGTAAATTATATGCTGACGTTACACAAAATACAGTAATTTGTATTAATGATACAGCTCACATCTATGTTTCAGCAACTGGTGGAACACCTGGTTATACATTTAATTGGAATAATGGTTTGCACGACACTTTGATTCATATATGGCCTACAGTAAATACTAACTATTCTGTAACCGTTACTGATACGCATGGCTGTATTTCTACAGTTGGTACAACGGTTCAAGTAAGACCACCATTATCAGGTATTATTACAATTAACGATAGTATTATATGTAATGGAGAACTGATAATTTTCTCTGGCTTAATCAATGGTGGTAATGGTCATCATATTATTATTTTAAATGATACGTTGTCTATTGCATCATTGCCTTATACGATTTATCCTGAATCATCGGCTTCGTATGTAATTAAAGTAGAAGACGACTGCAATACACCGCCTATATATTACTACTTCAATGTTTTAGTTATACCATCACCACCCAATAACCTACAAGCTGACATAATTTCAGGGTGTGCTCCTTTAACGGTTCATTTCATAGAATCGTCGCCTGATGAAAATCAAACTTACTGGTGGAATTTTGGAGACTCGAATTCAGCTAACGTTAGCGAAAGTAAAATTCCTATACACACTTTTGTAAATCCTGGCAATTATACTGTTTCTTTAACAACAACCAATATATATGGTTGTCAAACTCAACAAATTATTCCCAATTTAATACATGTATATGCTAATCCTGAAGCAAAATTTGTTACAGATCCATATACTATAACCATGCTAAATACGAATATTAACTTTATCAATTTATCAACAGGTGCCACATCATATTATTGGAATTTTGGTGATGGTGATTCTTCATCTTTTGAAAACCCATATCATCAGTATCCAAGTATTCCGGCTCAATATAATGCCTATTTAGTAGCTATAAGCGAACATGGTTGTCTCGATACATCATGGCAAAGAATCGAAGTAATGGGTGAATATACTTTCTATACTCCTACTGCATTTTCACCAGATAACGATAGTAAAAATGAAGTATGGCGAGTATATGCTACTAATATTAATTTTAGCACTTTCGAATTGGTAATTATAGATAGATGGGGCGAGGTGATTTTTGAAACAAAAGATATAGAAAAGACGTGGGATGGTAGAGCTAAAAATGGAGATAAATTAGTTCCGGTTGGGACATACACATGGATTGCTAAGTTCAAAGATAATCATAATATTACACGAATTAAAACTGGACCTATTACTATAATACACTAG